In Microbacterium lushaniae, the following are encoded in one genomic region:
- a CDS encoding ABC transporter substrate-binding protein, producing the protein MTMQRKTRSTTISAALLAGTLALALTGCQQGSGGEDRTLSVWLPPFAAEGAEKGDLALWQDIVAPFAEEHDVKVDITIVPWESFETRFLTGFSSGDGPDLGYMYAEMIGDYISRGQLASYEPYLEDADTDAFHFLDQGLYDGDQYGLPIVVGGARVVFYNNALLSEAGITTPPETWDDLVDAALQVEQNTDTTGLAMAWGEGGIGVMAENYVNFLWQAGGELVNEDGTAAAFNSDAGLKAAQFISDLRFEHGLLAENTTAMNRAELQAAFAAGEVAFAFGNDGDAPAYQEAGLDIGAVVLTDEEQYSFVATDVLVMAESSKNKELATELALFMLSGPSMDSFNSIADYPPISSEQTSDVNPLFADLYSTEAEILRQYPAVPNSSVVYTSLYENLQQMLLGQKTPQEALAAAESAANEALAQNAK; encoded by the coding sequence ATGACCATGCAACGCAAAACCCGATCGACGACGATCAGCGCAGCACTCCTTGCGGGCACCCTCGCCCTGGCGCTCACCGGCTGCCAGCAGGGGTCCGGCGGCGAAGACCGTACCCTGTCCGTCTGGTTGCCTCCCTTCGCCGCCGAAGGCGCGGAGAAGGGCGACCTCGCGCTCTGGCAGGACATCGTCGCGCCGTTCGCCGAGGAGCACGACGTGAAGGTGGACATCACGATCGTTCCGTGGGAGAGCTTCGAGACACGCTTCCTGACCGGCTTCTCCAGCGGAGACGGGCCCGACCTCGGTTACATGTACGCCGAGATGATCGGCGACTACATCTCCCGTGGTCAGCTGGCGTCTTACGAGCCCTATCTGGAAGACGCAGACACCGACGCCTTCCATTTCCTGGACCAGGGTCTGTACGACGGTGACCAGTACGGCCTGCCGATCGTGGTCGGCGGTGCGCGCGTGGTCTTCTACAACAATGCCCTGCTGTCGGAGGCGGGGATCACCACCCCGCCTGAGACGTGGGACGACCTCGTCGACGCCGCACTGCAGGTCGAGCAGAACACCGACACAACCGGTCTCGCGATGGCGTGGGGCGAGGGCGGGATCGGTGTCATGGCCGAGAACTACGTCAACTTCCTCTGGCAGGCCGGAGGCGAACTCGTCAACGAAGACGGCACCGCGGCGGCGTTCAACTCCGACGCGGGACTCAAGGCGGCGCAGTTCATCAGCGACCTGCGATTCGAGCACGGACTTCTCGCCGAGAACACCACCGCGATGAATCGAGCGGAACTGCAGGCCGCCTTCGCCGCCGGCGAGGTGGCCTTCGCCTTCGGTAATGACGGGGACGCTCCGGCATACCAGGAGGCCGGTCTCGACATCGGCGCTGTCGTGCTCACCGACGAGGAGCAGTACTCGTTCGTGGCCACCGACGTGCTCGTGATGGCGGAGAGCTCCAAGAACAAGGAACTGGCGACCGAACTGGCGCTGTTCATGCTGTCCGGCCCGTCGATGGACTCCTTCAATTCGATCGCGGACTACCCGCCGATCTCCTCCGAGCAGACCTCCGACGTCAACCCGCTGTTCGCCGATCTGTATTCGACGGAGGCGGAGATCCTGCGTCAGTACCCGGCGGTGCCCAACTCCTCCGTCGTCTACACGAGCCTGTACGAAAACCTCCAGCAGATGCTCCTCGGGCAGAAGACCCCGCAAGAAGCCCTGGCTGCAGCGGAGTCAGCGGCCAACGAAGCGCTGGCGCAGAACGCCAAGTAA
- a CDS encoding carbohydrate ABC transporter permease translates to MTLAAARSRRRSSPGTQGLPPLRPRRQDWSGILYVAPSAAILLFTALIPVGMSVGFSFTDYSILQAGEVVGLRNYERMLTDPVFLNALRITVIYTLLSVPLQTIGALLIAEALAKRFRTRFGSGVRSVLFVPAIASMVVSGTVWRMLLSEKGPLNETLRGLGLPGGNWLGEPTAALLVISFVTVWANIGYFVVIYYAAILEVPATLYEASALDGAGPLRQFRHITLPGVRPATVIVTVLGTIWSFQTFDLIYVLTGGGPGGATSTLVFAIYRFGFQNFQMGYASAIAVVLLIAVLALSLIQNRSLASKD, encoded by the coding sequence ATGACTCTCGCAGCAGCGCGATCGCGTCGTCGGTCCTCCCCGGGGACGCAGGGCCTTCCGCCTCTGCGTCCCCGGCGGCAGGACTGGAGCGGCATCCTCTACGTCGCGCCATCGGCGGCGATCCTCCTTTTCACCGCACTGATCCCGGTCGGGATGAGTGTCGGATTCAGCTTCACGGACTACAGCATCCTCCAAGCCGGCGAGGTCGTCGGGCTGCGCAACTACGAGCGGATGCTCACGGACCCCGTGTTCCTGAACGCGCTGCGCATCACCGTCATCTACACCCTGTTGTCCGTCCCGTTGCAGACCATCGGGGCGCTCTTGATCGCGGAGGCGCTGGCCAAACGCTTCCGCACGAGGTTCGGTTCAGGCGTGCGCTCGGTGCTGTTCGTCCCGGCAATCGCCTCCATGGTGGTCTCCGGAACGGTGTGGCGGATGCTCCTCAGCGAGAAAGGACCCCTGAACGAAACGCTCCGCGGACTCGGCCTTCCCGGCGGGAACTGGCTCGGTGAACCGACGGCTGCACTGCTGGTGATCTCCTTCGTCACGGTCTGGGCGAACATCGGCTACTTCGTGGTCATCTACTACGCGGCGATCCTCGAAGTGCCCGCCACCCTCTATGAGGCCTCCGCTCTGGACGGAGCGGGGCCGCTCCGGCAGTTCCGTCACATCACTCTGCCCGGTGTCCGTCCCGCGACGGTGATCGTCACCGTGCTCGGGACGATCTGGTCCTTCCAGACCTTCGACTTGATCTACGTGCTCACCGGCGGCGGCCCTGGCGGCGCGACATCGACGCTCGTGTTCGCGATCTACCGATTCGGCTTCCAGAACTTCCAGATGGGGTACGCCAGCGCGATCGCCGTCGTCCTGCTGATCGCGGTCCTCGCGCTCAGCCTCATCCAGAACCGCTCCCTGGCATCCAAGGATTGA